A part of Helicobacter himalayensis genomic DNA contains:
- a CDS encoding aminotransferase class V-fold PLP-dependent enzyme, with the protein MIYLDNAATSFPKPPCVTQAVVEFMQNIGASAGRGAYKSAQNSGNLLFSVRERLARLLGNKQSAQNIFFTYNTTYALNLVLHGILEQNDNVLITQIEHNALMRPLKFLEHTKGIKIRQIPTTAQCGLNLTQAKELSKGVKLIACIGANNVTGAIMPLDSLKEIAQESGAFLLIDAAQILGVSAFENDGVDIVCGSAHKGLLAPMGLGICALSQRAGQYLEPLILGGTGSASESLEQPKVLPDKFESGTQNMHAIAGLDSALVWLENVGVEKIFLHENTIRAYFIEGLRCIEGVGGIKICEIESNYKSTGVLSFTCADIAKMAHLLDKHYGICVRAGLHCNPCTHKTIDTLATCGTIRLSPSYTTTFTDAELTLKAIAEIAKILKTL; encoded by the coding sequence ATGATTTATCTTGATAATGCCGCGACAAGCTTTCCTAAACCTCCTTGCGTGACGCAAGCAGTGGTGGAATTTATGCAAAATATTGGTGCAAGTGCGGGCAGGGGCGCGTATAAAAGCGCGCAAAATTCTGGGAATCTACTTTTTAGTGTAAGGGAACGCTTAGCAAGGCTTTTGGGAAACAAGCAAAGCGCACAAAATATCTTTTTCACCTACAATACCACTTATGCGCTCAATCTCGTTCTGCACGGGATTTTAGAGCAAAATGACAATGTGCTAATAACCCAAATCGAGCATAATGCACTTATGCGTCCGCTCAAATTTTTGGAACACACAAAAGGAATTAAAATACGACAAATCCCAACCACCGCACAATGTGGGCTTAATCTCACGCAGGCAAAAGAGCTTTCAAAAGGCGTGAAACTCATCGCGTGCATTGGTGCAAACAATGTAACCGGTGCGATTATGCCATTAGATTCCCTCAAGGAAATTGCACAAGAATCTGGTGCGTTTTTGCTGATTGACGCAGCGCAGATTCTTGGCGTGAGTGCATTTGAAAATGATGGTGTGGATATTGTGTGTGGGAGTGCGCACAAAGGACTTTTAGCGCCTATGGGTTTGGGAATCTGTGCGTTAAGTCAAAGGGCGGGGCAATATTTAGAGCCTTTGATTCTAGGTGGCACAGGCAGTGCGAGTGAAAGCCTAGAGCAACCAAAGGTGCTTCCTGATAAGTTTGAAAGTGGCACGCAAAATATGCACGCAATCGCTGGGCTAGATTCCGCGCTGGTGTGGCTTGAAAATGTCGGGGTGGAAAAGATTTTTTTACACGAAAATACTATCCGTGCGTATTTTATAGAGGGATTAAGATGTATTGAAGGCGTTGGCGGGATTAAAATCTGCGAGATAGAATCTAACTATAAAAGCACGGGTGTGCTTTCTTTTACCTGCGCGGATATTGCTAAAATGGCGCATTTGCTTGACAAACACTATGGTATTTGCGTGCGCGCTGGCTTGCATTGTAACCCCTGCACACATAAGACAATAGACACACTCGCAACTTGTGGCACAATCCGCCTAAGCCCAAGCTATACCACAACTTTCACAGATGCCGAGCTCACCCTTAAAGCCATTGCTGAAATTGCTAAGATTCTTAAGACGCTATAA
- a CDS encoding YbgC/FadM family acyl-CoA thioesterase, with protein sequence MRIRIYFEDTDCGQIVYHTNYIKYCERARSELFFSQNSLPFEGNCGFVLSSLNAKFVTPARLGDLLEVRSKVLKIRQSSLLIEQQIYRIHSAIDVSSEEILIFSMEALLAFVDTVLQKPLKIPPRFLEVLKSLD encoded by the coding sequence ATGCGCATACGCATCTATTTTGAAGATACAGACTGCGGGCAAATCGTCTATCACACAAACTACATAAAATACTGCGAGCGCGCGCGCAGCGAGCTATTTTTTAGCCAAAATAGTTTGCCTTTTGAGGGGAATTGTGGTTTTGTGTTAAGCTCGCTTAACGCGAAGTTTGTAACACCTGCGAGGCTTGGAGATTTGCTAGAGGTGCGCTCAAAGGTGCTAAAAATACGTCAAAGCAGTTTGCTAATAGAGCAGCAAATTTATAGAATCCACAGCGCGATAGATGTGAGCAGTGAGGAGATTCTTATCTTTAGTATGGAAGCGCTGCTGGCATTTGTCGATACAGTATTGCAAAAACCGCTCAAAATCCCACCACGTTTTTTGGAAGTTCTCAAATCACTAGACTAA
- a CDS encoding vWA domain-containing protein — MYQFTLLKHTCLNQILKALCALSLLLSLSYAKDPIPEVPEVDENLIKSTLPNLIYGFECSQMQKVSHFDSSVLWVKDKDKLNAQNISNKFRYIRFAGEILNGGAWDAQAQAYVSPDRQFMYFLKDNNLVVQSVCDKQQFFLNNYDKQSDSFHLKLRTKPTKEVAIVINVADSMKDYVLAFKEIAPSLAKHIFKEDEDMYAKITLVSFSFNDVKDFDDVFNTQDFVEETKTLQTTNTQSVMVNYALIKAMSHFTKDNGLKKEIYLITDSGLNDAHNAQRMLKLTKNLNNNSVANSKGSKDNWVKIHTFSLGQKLEFLENLSKETEGNFYAPKSIYDFKKTLLALSNDGKDVEPSEIHNEIIPSKTNKIYDPDDPNDNPPG; from the coding sequence ATGTATCAATTCACACTTTTAAAACACACTTGTCTCAATCAAATTCTTAAAGCCTTATGCGCTTTATCCCTACTCCTTTCTTTAAGCTATGCTAAAGACCCAATTCCAGAAGTTCCAGAAGTTGATGAAAATCTCATTAAAAGCACATTACCTAATTTAATCTATGGCTTTGAGTGTAGCCAAATGCAAAAAGTCTCACATTTTGATTCTAGTGTGCTTTGGGTAAAAGATAAGGATAAGCTTAATGCACAAAATATTTCTAATAAATTCCGCTATATCCGCTTTGCAGGAGAGATTCTAAATGGAGGTGCTTGGGATGCACAAGCACAAGCTTATGTAAGCCCAGATAGGCAATTTATGTATTTTTTAAAAGATAATAATTTAGTTGTGCAAAGTGTTTGTGATAAGCAGCAATTTTTCTTAAACAATTACGATAAGCAAAGCGATAGCTTTCATCTTAAGCTTCGCACTAAGCCTACTAAAGAAGTGGCTATTGTGATTAATGTTGCGGATTCTATGAAAGATTATGTTCTTGCTTTTAAAGAAATCGCACCAAGTTTAGCTAAGCATATTTTTAAAGAAGATGAAGATATGTATGCAAAAATCACGCTTGTAAGCTTTAGCTTTAATGATGTTAAAGACTTTGATGATGTGTTTAATACGCAAGACTTTGTAGAAGAAACTAAAACTTTGCAAACTACAAACACGCAAAGTGTAATGGTAAATTATGCTTTGATTAAGGCAATGAGCCATTTTACTAAAGACAATGGCTTAAAAAAAGAGATTTATCTTATCACTGATAGTGGGCTAAATGATGCGCATAATGCACAAAGAATGCTAAAGCTTACTAAAAACCTAAACAACAATAGTGTTGCGAATTCTAAAGGCTCTAAAGATAATTGGGTGAAAATCCATACTTTTTCTTTAGGGCAAAAACTAGAATTTTTAGAAAATCTCTCTAAAGAAACAGAGGGGAACTTTTATGCACCAAAGAGTATTTATGATTTTAAAAAGACGCTTTTAGCACTAAGCAATGATGGCAAAGATGTAGAACCTAGTGAAATCCACAATGAAATTATCCCTAGTAAAACAAATAAAATTTATGACCCAGATGACCCTAATGATAATCCGCCGGGGTGA